One genomic region from Bactrocera tryoni isolate S06 chromosome 3, CSIRO_BtryS06_freeze2, whole genome shotgun sequence encodes:
- the LOC120771963 gene encoding uncharacterized protein LOC120771963 yields MYNVTPHGTTGKSKIPSLQDVEEPFLDLEARDLDYGNKEKGKKRGNEDRRAKESEIAVGDKVLVRNTILPNKLSTTFNAEEFEVIKRTGNDVVVRGNGKELRRNVSHLKKLPVPEVTEGDKDTAKQDTNPPLKLTLENIGGMWRSGSARDLGAPGDSERNENGAVREVCFGSVK; encoded by the coding sequence ATGTACAACGTAACCCCACATGGAACAACAGGGAAATCTAAGATTCCATCGCTACAGGACGTCGAAGAACCGTTCCTGGACCTTGAAGCCAGAGATTTAGATTATGGCAATAAAGAAAAAGGGAAAAAGAGAGGGAATGAGGACCGGAGAGCCAAAGAAAGCGAAATAGCAGTTGGAGACAAAGTTCTGGTACGTAATACGATACTCCCAAATAAGCTGTCTACGACGTTTAATGCAGAAGAATTCGAAGTGATTAAACGAACAGGGAATGACGTTGTAGTACGTGGTAATGGCAAAGAGCTACGACGGAATGTAAGCCATTTGAAAAAGCTTCCAGTACCTGAAGTAACAGAAGGTGACAAAGATACAGCAAAGCAGGATACTAATCCACCGTTGAAACTTACTTTGGAAAATATAGGAGGGATGTGGAGATCTGGCAGCGCGAGAGATCTGGGAGCGCCTGGAGATTCGGAGAGGAATGAAAATGGCGCGGTTAGGGAGGTCTGTTTTGGTTCGGTGAAGTAA